A region of Shewanella psychromarinicola DNA encodes the following proteins:
- a CDS encoding P-II family nitrogen regulator: MKKVEAIIKPFKLDDVRESLAEIGITGMTVSEVKGFGRQKGHTELYRGAEYMVDFLPKVKIELVIQDDLLERAIDVIVDIARTGKIGDGKIFVTDVERVIRIRTGEENEEAV; encoded by the coding sequence ATGAAAAAAGTCGAAGCGATTATTAAGCCATTTAAACTTGATGATGTGCGTGAGTCACTTGCTGAAATTGGCATTACGGGTATGACAGTGTCTGAAGTCAAAGGTTTTGGCCGTCAAAAAGGTCATACCGAGCTTTATCGTGGCGCAGAATACATGGTGGATTTTTTACCAAAAGTAAAAATCGAACTGGTGATCCAAGATGACCTTCTTGAGCGAGCGATTGATGTTATTGTTGATATCGCCAGAACAGGAAAGATTGGTGATGGAAAAATATTTGTAACCGACGTTGAACGAGTCATTCGAATTCGTACCGGTGAAGAAAACGAAGAAGCAGTATAA
- a CDS encoding SapC family protein: MPNEITLLEQTKHGDLKLTPSDFLHVAEQHIVPVTLHEINRAATEYPIVFVKNSDTNEFQSVAMLGLKPGQNLSVKDGKWQGLYIPAVVRDYPLGLVVNPDVKDKVWIGIRENAKEVTKEDGQALFEEGKETPFLEARKQALISHYEQDQATRGILSFLDEKGLLINQTLTVDVAGEKRNINGLYLIDEAKLNALTDEEFIELKKRGLLGPIYGHLGSLNQVNRLARIEALGR, encoded by the coding sequence ATGCCCAACGAAATTACATTATTAGAACAAACCAAACATGGTGATTTAAAACTGACTCCAAGTGATTTTTTACACGTGGCAGAACAGCACATTGTGCCTGTAACCTTACATGAAATTAATCGCGCTGCCACTGAATATCCTATCGTATTCGTTAAAAATAGTGACACAAACGAGTTTCAATCAGTTGCTATGCTAGGGTTAAAGCCTGGTCAGAATCTAAGTGTAAAAGACGGCAAATGGCAAGGCTTGTATATTCCTGCGGTTGTACGAGATTATCCTCTTGGCTTAGTCGTTAACCCAGACGTTAAAGATAAAGTGTGGATTGGCATTCGTGAAAATGCTAAAGAAGTGACTAAAGAAGACGGCCAAGCATTATTTGAAGAGGGTAAAGAAACCCCATTTTTAGAAGCGCGTAAGCAAGCATTGATTAGTCACTATGAACAAGATCAAGCTACACGGGGTATTTTGAGCTTTTTAGATGAAAAAGGCTTGTTGATTAATCAGACTCTAACTGTTGATGTCGCCGGTGAAAAACGTAATATTAATGGTTTATATCTTATTGATGAAGCTAAATTAAATGCACTAACCGATGAAGAGTTCATTGAGCTTAAAAAGCGTGGTTTACTCGGTCCTATATACGGTCATTTAGGCTCACTTAACCAAGTTAATCGCTTAGCTCGAATTGAAGCGCTGGGTCGATAG
- a CDS encoding NAD(P)/FAD-dependent oxidoreductase, protein MVQRIVIVGGGAAGLALASKLGRKFGKSPLIDISLIDKNTIHIWKPKLHEVAVGVIDQSIEGLQYRDHGLKNGYRYIRGAIEQCDPSTKQIQLAPVYNDEGEMIIAARSIEYDTLVLALGGVSNSFNTPGAEKHCIFLDSLDSANLFHHKLMDALLQLNETQDQLGIGIVGAGATGVELAAELHHVIESVREYGYQNISKDHLDINLIEASTKILPQLPEQVSSRAQTVLSKLGVKLHLGVQVKEVTKEGFVTATGETIKANIKVWAAGVKGPKVFENFTQLPITPRNQIDVDECMHVKGLNDIYALGDCAQLILPSGKPVPPRAQAAAQMADRLYDNICLKMKLQPEKPFVYKDYGSLVSLSRFSAVGNLMGNLRSGDFFVEGHVARLMYISLYQRHLASLYGWFSASVYRIAQKLLRWQRPKLKLH, encoded by the coding sequence ATGGTTCAACGAATTGTTATTGTGGGTGGCGGAGCTGCAGGGTTAGCATTGGCCTCCAAATTGGGACGGAAGTTTGGTAAAAGTCCGTTAATCGATATTAGTCTGATTGATAAAAATACCATCCATATTTGGAAACCCAAGTTACATGAAGTTGCCGTTGGTGTGATTGATCAATCAATTGAAGGCCTGCAATATCGAGATCACGGATTAAAGAATGGCTATCGATATATTCGAGGTGCCATTGAACAATGCGACCCAAGCACTAAGCAAATTCAACTTGCTCCAGTGTATAACGATGAAGGCGAGATGATCATTGCCGCGCGCAGTATTGAATACGATACTCTTGTGCTTGCATTAGGCGGGGTTTCAAATAGCTTTAATACACCGGGTGCTGAAAAACATTGTATTTTCTTAGACAGTTTAGACAGTGCAAATCTTTTTCACCATAAGCTTATGGATGCACTCTTACAGCTTAATGAAACACAAGACCAATTAGGTATCGGTATCGTAGGTGCCGGTGCAACAGGCGTCGAGCTGGCCGCTGAACTCCATCATGTTATTGAGTCTGTAAGGGAGTACGGTTATCAAAATATCTCCAAAGATCATTTAGATATAAACCTAATTGAAGCATCCACTAAAATCCTTCCCCAATTACCTGAACAAGTCAGTTCGAGGGCACAAACTGTACTGTCAAAATTAGGGGTAAAATTGCACTTAGGTGTGCAGGTTAAAGAAGTGACTAAAGAAGGCTTCGTTACTGCGACAGGTGAGACGATTAAAGCCAATATAAAAGTATGGGCAGCAGGTGTTAAAGGTCCAAAGGTCTTTGAAAATTTCACCCAATTACCTATTACGCCACGTAATCAAATCGATGTAGATGAGTGTATGCATGTTAAAGGCCTTAATGATATTTACGCCTTAGGTGACTGTGCTCAATTAATTTTACCATCAGGTAAACCCGTACCACCCAGAGCCCAAGCAGCTGCCCAAATGGCCGATCGCCTATATGACAATATTTGTTTAAAGATGAAGCTTCAACCAGAAAAACCTTTCGTTTATAAAGACTATGGTTCATTGGTATCGCTCAGTCGTTTTTCTGCGGTTGGAAATTTAATGGGTAACCTTCGTTCGGGAGACTTTTTTGTTGAAGGTCACGTTGCACGTTTGATGTATATCTCGCTTTACCAACGTCATTTAGCCAGTTTATATGGCTGGTTCTCCGCTTCTGTATACCGTATTGCGCAAAAGCTACTTCGCTGGCAACGTCCTAAACTGAAATTGCATTAG
- a CDS encoding type IV pilin protein: protein MKQLQSGFTLIEVMITVVIVGILASIAYPSYTQFVAKGARGDGLAGVMRVANLQEQFYLDRRSFTTDMTELGLSVDPWVVENTYYNVDTTLSGDDYTVTATAVGVQATRDSACATISLTSTGAKSPTECWK from the coding sequence ATGAAGCAGTTACAGTCCGGATTTACATTAATTGAAGTGATGATCACTGTCGTGATAGTGGGCATTTTAGCTTCAATTGCTTATCCAAGTTATACTCAATTTGTCGCTAAAGGAGCTCGAGGTGATGGCTTGGCAGGTGTTATGCGTGTTGCTAATTTACAGGAACAATTTTATTTAGATCGTCGTAGCTTCACTACTGATATGACAGAACTTGGTTTGTCTGTAGATCCTTGGGTTGTTGAAAATACTTATTATAACGTCGATACAACCTTGAGTGGAGATGATTACACAGTGACAGCCACTGCCGTTGGTGTACAAGCGACTCGTGATAGTGCTTGTGCGACAATATCGTTAACCTCAACGGGTGCTAAGTCACCTACGGAGTGTTGGAAATGA
- the ispH gene encoding 4-hydroxy-3-methylbut-2-enyl diphosphate reductase: MLKVDPTSPELNILLANPRGFCAGVDRAISIVERALELFEPPIYVRHEVVHNRYVVENLKQRGAIFVDELEQVPDNSIVIFSAHGVSQTVRKEAKHRGLKVFDATCPLVTKVHLQVTRASRKGVECILIGHEGHPEVEGTMGQYDNPNGGVYLIESPEDVNNLQVNNPDNLCFVTQTTLSVDDTLDIITALKQRFPSIEGPRKDDICYATQNRQDAVRSMSAEVDLLIVVGSKNSSNSNRLRELAEKTGTQSYLVDTAADVEAIWFNGVKKVAVTAGASAPEVLVQQVVNAIATLAPSVITEVEGRKEDTVFAVPAELR, from the coding sequence ATGCTAAAAGTTGATCCAACGTCTCCTGAGCTTAATATTCTACTCGCCAACCCTCGCGGATTTTGCGCAGGGGTAGACCGCGCCATCAGTATTGTAGAACGTGCTTTAGAGTTATTTGAACCGCCAATTTATGTACGCCATGAAGTCGTACATAATCGTTATGTGGTCGAAAACCTAAAACAGCGAGGTGCTATTTTCGTTGATGAACTTGAGCAAGTACCAGACAATAGCATTGTTATTTTTAGCGCTCATGGTGTATCACAGACAGTAAGAAAAGAAGCAAAACACCGTGGTTTAAAAGTGTTTGATGCGACATGTCCTCTAGTGACCAAAGTACATTTACAAGTGACCCGTGCAAGTCGCAAGGGTGTTGAGTGCATTTTAATTGGTCATGAGGGACATCCAGAAGTTGAAGGCACCATGGGGCAATATGATAACCCTAACGGTGGTGTTTATCTTATTGAATCTCCTGAGGATGTGAATAATCTTCAGGTCAATAACCCAGATAACCTCTGTTTTGTCACTCAAACTACGCTTTCTGTCGATGACACCTTAGATATCATTACTGCACTAAAACAGCGTTTTCCTTCCATTGAAGGACCTCGTAAGGATGATATTTGCTACGCGACACAAAATCGCCAAGATGCGGTAAGAAGTATGTCTGCTGAAGTCGATTTATTGATTGTTGTCGGTTCCAAAAATAGTTCTAATTCAAATCGTTTACGTGAACTGGCTGAAAAGACCGGTACTCAATCTTATTTAGTTGATACCGCCGCCGATGTTGAAGCAATCTGGTTTAACGGGGTGAAGAAAGTGGCAGTAACAGCCGGGGCATCAGCGCCCGAAGTGCTAGTGCAACAAGTTGTTAACGCGATAGCGACACTTGCACCGAGTGTGATAACTGAAGTTGAAGGTCGTAAAGAAGACACTGTGTTTGCAGTTCCGGCGGAATTACGTTAA
- a CDS encoding TapY2 family type IVa secretion system protein: MRTVIPFVLLSIFISANASSADDAVTTLTPYKCHIETANGANIALFEWDKALVIQEQSALLAEYVPTISDERLMVKRVVECIAEDKVFKDVLVRELDAQRTY; encoded by the coding sequence ATGAGAACAGTAATACCTTTTGTTCTATTATCAATATTTATATCTGCTAATGCTTCATCTGCGGATGATGCAGTAACGACATTAACACCTTATAAGTGCCATATAGAAACGGCTAATGGTGCTAACATAGCATTGTTTGAGTGGGATAAAGCGCTCGTTATACAAGAACAGAGCGCTTTGCTTGCAGAGTATGTTCCAACTATCTCAGATGAGCGGCTTATGGTTAAAAGAGTGGTTGAGTGCATAGCGGAAGATAAAGTTTTTAAAGATGTATTAGTGCGTGAGCTTGATGCACAAAGAACGTATTAG
- a CDS encoding PilW family protein, translating to MIKAFHSQRGMSLVELMVAMLISLFLTAGLFTMFNMSSSNVTTTSQFNQLQENGRIALAIMERDLSQLGFMGDITGTDFIVGSNTTLSGTAVTADCVGAGLNNASFPNTQLSHFRRLWGYEQGVSAESLACVSPNNATDVIQIKRLIGPPATVLTATRYYAASEKNEIIFFNGSAAAPGLANSRIWEYQHHVYFVRNDGTTPVLRRRTLSINNGMNNEEQLVEGIENMRILYGFDSNGDGTADSYMPAQNVTTLMWDNEQFQRLVALRVFLLVRSSEEDRSYTNDNTYKLGDKTIGPLNDNFRRKIVSSTIVLENPILINQ from the coding sequence ATGATAAAAGCATTTCATAGTCAGCGAGGCATGTCGCTAGTAGAGTTAATGGTCGCTATGTTAATCAGCTTATTTTTAACGGCTGGTCTTTTTACTATGTTTAATATGTCTTCCAGTAATGTAACAACAACTAGCCAATTTAATCAATTACAAGAAAATGGCCGAATCGCATTAGCGATTATGGAACGCGACTTAAGCCAGCTTGGTTTTATGGGTGACATTACGGGGACTGATTTTATTGTTGGCAGTAATACAACGTTATCTGGCACCGCAGTAACGGCTGATTGTGTGGGTGCAGGGTTAAATAATGCCAGTTTTCCTAATACACAACTTTCTCATTTCAGACGCTTGTGGGGATACGAGCAAGGCGTAAGTGCAGAATCATTAGCGTGTGTTTCACCTAATAACGCCACGGATGTCATCCAAATTAAACGCTTAATAGGGCCACCAGCAACAGTTCTCACCGCAACACGCTATTACGCAGCATCTGAGAAAAATGAAATCATATTTTTCAATGGCAGTGCCGCTGCCCCTGGGTTAGCGAATAGCCGCATTTGGGAATACCAGCATCATGTCTACTTTGTTCGTAATGACGGCACCACTCCCGTTTTAAGGCGTCGGACGTTATCAATAAATAACGGCATGAATAACGAAGAACAGCTCGTAGAAGGCATAGAAAATATGCGTATTTTATATGGTTTTGATAGTAATGGTGATGGCACAGCAGACAGTTATATGCCTGCGCAAAACGTAACAACGTTAATGTGGGATAATGAACAGTTTCAGCGTTTAGTTGCCTTAAGGGTATTTTTATTGGTTCGTTCAAGCGAAGAAGACAGAAGTTATACAAATGATAATACTTATAAGCTAGGTGACAAGACCATTGGACCACTTAATGATAACTTTCGTCGAAAAATAGTTTCAAGCACTATTGTTTTAGAAAATCCAATTTTAATCAACCAATAA
- a CDS encoding pilus assembly protein, translating into MFFKQLFYTLLFAILAYSSISFADDTELYVLESTARTGSKPQVLIIFDTSGSMDTSFNTDDPYERGNENVNSNGRLRTNTKLFFTRNTSSIPLASSNQYFLNSKNGCNVGEGYLEKYGLFTGYIREHKYIGENGEWSELPLTDGTSIQYTDCYEDIAERDYINRSVTNGFPVDGLGTSTSPQRHTPINGSSSTAQVDAAITTAKLTNFGIGQPITLFTEKYVNWHHSTKSKHDYSRSQVAKRVIEDTIVTTPSVDFGLSVFNFDEGGRIVYGITPNNETNKPSLLSTISSLPANTWTPLCESLYEAYHYFAGKSVLYGNVDPSRTPHRDTTIESSGSYISPFVGKQCQDKAYVIYITDGAPTRDSGADDLVKDLSGISDSDKYSGSFLPALAGWLNKNDVNTSLDGTQTVSTYTIGFGSDANSVAAILKETASRGGGATYTAANAQKLQEALQSIFSNILETNSSFTSPSIASNNFDRTQTLDSVYYAMFLPNEGPRWVGNLKKFKVTGSGDIVDKNGNDAIGDDGNLASSACSYWTSDAVCSATSGGGDGNNVEIGGALTKLQSTPSRTLYGNFGTGGAIEAFTKSKAAISLGSETALATFMGVDKTELTKLFDWTIGIDVDDEDKDGSTTDKRSDIMGDPLHSKPLAINYGTAGSPDIRILLGTNAGFLHMFKDNGASVEESWAFMPQELLPNLRELRANVPTGVHSVYGMDSPPVAYVKRNASGAIDKAWLFVGMRRGGKSYYALNITNPDSPQFMWKVDPSSTGMSDMGQSWAEPVVTFIPGVPAGNTSADTASPVVIIGGGYNPSTKDGAGVGTDDTTGRSVYILNAETGALVYRFGTGSSGTQLPGIVDSIPNSIAILDSNGDRLTDRLYATDTGANIWRMDLPSASPTSSTSPWTAFKFASLGGSTQATDKRFFAEPAVAQTIFNNISQVSVTDSSNNTTTSLTYQNIPYDAVTVGSGHRPHPLDTTRSDKFFVLQDRNVVTKSFTGATGKEIPAVLALVNLYDVSSTPPTTEAQNIEFGQKRGWYYNFAAKGEKSLSASTIINGRVFFTSYVPGDNTSANQCLAIGQGRLYGFDLHKGTRSYTQEYLEMGARVPDTPQLVIPPNGTSDSYMYLIGIGSAGDDMDKVDDDDDDGCAAGDNKCIRGGPGVNKIYYHIDE; encoded by the coding sequence ATGTTTTTTAAACAATTATTTTATACATTGCTATTTGCAATTTTGGCTTACTCATCCATCAGCTTCGCCGATGATACTGAGTTGTATGTGCTTGAGTCTACCGCTCGTACGGGTTCTAAACCGCAAGTACTGATTATTTTTGATACCTCCGGTAGTATGGATACAAGCTTTAATACAGATGATCCTTACGAACGCGGAAATGAAAATGTCAATAGTAATGGGCGTTTAAGGACGAATACTAAATTATTTTTTACGCGTAATACTAGTAGCATACCATTGGCATCCAGTAATCAATATTTTTTAAATAGTAAAAATGGCTGTAATGTCGGAGAAGGTTACTTAGAAAAATATGGTTTGTTTACTGGGTATATACGTGAACATAAATATATAGGTGAAAATGGTGAATGGTCTGAATTACCTTTAACTGATGGAACGAGTATTCAATATACCGATTGTTATGAAGATATTGCGGAAAGAGATTATATTAATCGTTCAGTAACTAATGGTTTTCCAGTTGATGGATTAGGTACATCAACATCTCCCCAAAGACATACACCTATTAATGGTTCTTCCTCTACTGCGCAAGTTGATGCTGCAATAACTACAGCAAAACTAACCAATTTTGGTATTGGTCAGCCCATTACTCTGTTTACCGAAAAATATGTGAATTGGCATCACAGTACAAAATCCAAACATGATTATTCGCGATCACAAGTAGCGAAACGCGTTATAGAAGATACTATTGTCACAACTCCCAGTGTTGATTTTGGTTTGTCAGTATTTAACTTCGATGAAGGCGGCCGTATCGTTTATGGTATTACGCCCAATAATGAGACAAATAAACCCAGTTTACTTTCAACAATTAGTTCACTTCCCGCAAACACTTGGACACCATTATGTGAAAGTCTTTATGAGGCTTATCATTATTTTGCAGGTAAAAGTGTTTTATATGGCAATGTAGACCCCTCTAGAACGCCTCATAGAGATACTACAATAGAATCTAGTGGAAGTTATATATCTCCATTTGTGGGTAAGCAATGCCAAGACAAAGCTTATGTTATTTATATTACTGATGGTGCGCCCACTAGAGACAGTGGCGCTGATGATTTAGTTAAAGATCTTTCTGGTATTTCTGATTCAGATAAATACTCTGGTAGTTTCTTGCCTGCTCTTGCTGGTTGGTTAAATAAAAATGATGTCAATACCAGCCTTGATGGCACTCAAACTGTTTCAACTTACACCATCGGTTTTGGTTCTGATGCAAATTCAGTCGCGGCTATTTTAAAAGAAACGGCATCACGTGGTGGTGGAGCAACTTACACAGCAGCTAATGCTCAAAAGTTACAAGAAGCATTACAATCGATTTTCTCTAATATTTTAGAAACTAACTCTAGTTTTACTTCGCCATCGATTGCCAGTAATAATTTTGATAGAACCCAAACATTAGACTCGGTTTACTACGCAATGTTTTTACCTAATGAAGGTCCTCGTTGGGTGGGTAACTTGAAAAAGTTCAAAGTGACTGGGTCGGGTGATATTGTAGATAAAAATGGTAATGACGCCATTGGTGATGATGGTAATTTGGCCTCGTCTGCATGTTCTTATTGGACATCGGATGCTGTCTGCAGTGCCACAAGCGGCGGCGGTGATGGTAATAATGTTGAAATCGGTGGTGCATTAACTAAGCTTCAATCAACGCCGAGTCGCACTTTATACGGGAACTTTGGTACAGGTGGCGCTATTGAAGCTTTCACTAAGTCAAAAGCTGCAATCAGTCTTGGCAGTGAAACAGCGTTAGCAACCTTTATGGGTGTCGATAAAACTGAACTCACCAAATTATTTGATTGGACGATTGGCATCGATGTTGATGATGAAGATAAAGATGGTTCAACAACAGATAAGCGCTCAGATATTATGGGTGATCCACTGCACTCTAAACCGTTAGCAATTAACTATGGTACTGCGGGCTCACCCGATATACGTATTTTGCTTGGTACTAATGCAGGCTTTTTACACATGTTTAAAGACAATGGTGCGAGTGTTGAAGAGTCATGGGCATTTATGCCGCAAGAACTATTACCTAACCTTCGTGAGTTAAGGGCAAACGTACCAACAGGAGTTCATTCTGTTTACGGTATGGATAGCCCACCTGTTGCATATGTAAAAAGAAATGCATCAGGTGCAATTGATAAAGCTTGGCTATTTGTTGGTATGCGCCGCGGGGGAAAATCGTATTATGCCCTTAACATCACCAACCCTGATTCTCCACAATTTATGTGGAAAGTTGATCCGAGCTCAACAGGGATGAGTGATATGGGTCAGTCTTGGGCAGAACCTGTGGTCACGTTTATCCCTGGCGTACCTGCAGGCAATACCTCCGCAGATACTGCCTCTCCAGTGGTTATTATTGGCGGTGGATATAACCCTTCAACTAAAGATGGTGCAGGGGTTGGTACTGATGACACTACCGGCCGCAGTGTTTATATTTTAAATGCTGAAACTGGAGCCCTAGTGTATCGATTTGGTACAGGCTCTAGTGGCACACAGTTACCTGGTATTGTTGATAGCATCCCAAATAGTATTGCAATATTAGACAGTAACGGTGATAGATTGACTGACAGATTATATGCAACTGACACAGGGGCTAATATTTGGCGTATGGATTTACCCAGTGCTTCACCGACGAGTTCTACTAGTCCGTGGACTGCATTTAAGTTTGCGAGTTTAGGCGGATCTACACAAGCAACCGATAAACGCTTTTTTGCCGAACCTGCAGTGGCGCAAACGATATTTAATAATATTTCTCAAGTGTCGGTTACTGACTCGTCTAATAATACAACCACGAGCTTAACGTATCAAAATATCCCTTATGATGCCGTTACGGTGGGCAGTGGTCATAGACCGCACCCTTTAGATACTACGCGTTCAGATAAGTTTTTTGTGTTACAAGACCGTAATGTAGTGACTAAATCGTTTACTGGCGCTACAGGTAAAGAGATCCCGGCTGTGTTAGCGTTAGTAAATCTTTATGATGTGTCTTCTACACCTCCTACAACCGAAGCGCAGAATATAGAATTTGGTCAAAAACGAGGTTGGTATTATAACTTTGCTGCGAAAGGGGAAAAAAGTTTATCGGCCTCTACAATCATTAATGGAAGAGTGTTCTTTACCTCTTATGTTCCAGGAGATAATACATCTGCGAACCAATGTTTAGCCATTGGTCAAGGGAGATTGTATGGCTTTGATTTACATAAAGGTACCCGTTCGTATACTCAAGAATATTTAGAAATGGGCGCACGAGTACCTGATACGCCTCAGTTAGTCATACCACCAAATGGTACATCAGATAGTTATATGTATTTAATTGGTATTGGCTCTGCTGGTGATGATATGGATAAAGTGGATGATGATGATGATGATGGCTGTGCTGCTGGTGATAATAAATGTATCCGTGGTGGGCCAGGCGTGAATAAAATTTATTATCATATTGATGAGTAG
- a CDS encoding GspH/FimT family pseudopilin encodes MKKIQSGFTLIELMVTITVAAILLAIGVPSLTSLYEGIRARSVISTIESSFVFARSQAVSYGSRVSICPMTTTSCGSDWTKGFSVFIDNGTLGSMDTTNGIADVVLRKVDAFNSNDFIKSDLSRYSFNPDGMGTNGGSSVFRYCPGKVTSSSSEALNINSSGRISKVTTTVACS; translated from the coding sequence ATGAAAAAAATACAATCTGGTTTTACTCTAATAGAATTGATGGTGACCATTACCGTTGCTGCAATACTGTTAGCTATTGGCGTGCCGTCGTTAACCAGCCTTTATGAAGGTATAAGAGCAAGAAGTGTTATCAGCACCATTGAATCCTCGTTTGTATTTGCCCGTAGTCAAGCCGTTAGTTACGGAAGCAGAGTTTCTATCTGTCCTATGACAACAACGTCGTGTGGGAGTGACTGGACAAAAGGATTTAGTGTATTTATTGATAATGGTACTCTTGGCTCAATGGATACAACCAATGGTATTGCTGATGTGGTTCTACGTAAAGTGGATGCGTTTAATAGTAATGACTTTATTAAATCAGATCTTTCAAGATATAGCTTTAACCCTGATGGTATGGGCACTAATGGCGGCAGTAGCGTATTTAGATATTGCCCTGGCAAAGTAACGAGCAGTTCTTCTGAAGCATTAAATATCAATTCCTCAGGGCGAATTTCAAAAGTAACTACAACAGTGGCGTGTAGCTAA
- a CDS encoding pilus assembly PilX family protein gives MKTQQGIVLFFSLIVLVLMTLIGVALAVNSTQSLRMAGAGSERIEAMASAKGGQDKVILANTGNTFTSMTAISQIVDNDLGVTNTITPLIVGDVGCQRNVKGNSVAILCRRFEISSASTFGRNNMGLVTVVVGIEQEVN, from the coding sequence ATAAAGACGCAGCAGGGAATTGTGTTGTTTTTTTCGTTAATCGTCCTAGTGTTAATGACCTTGATTGGTGTGGCATTGGCAGTCAATTCGACCCAGTCATTGAGAATGGCTGGTGCGGGTTCAGAAAGAATTGAAGCGATGGCTTCAGCTAAAGGCGGACAAGATAAAGTTATTTTGGCAAATACAGGCAACACTTTCACAAGTATGACAGCTATTTCTCAAATAGTTGATAATGACTTAGGTGTTACAAATACCATAACACCATTGATTGTAGGAGATGTAGGTTGTCAACGAAATGTAAAAGGCAATTCAGTTGCTATACTTTGTCGTCGATTTGAAATTTCGAGCGCTTCAACATTTGGCCGCAATAATATGGGGCTAGTGACAGTGGTTGTTGGTATTGAACAAGAAGTTAACTGA
- a CDS encoding GspH/FimT family pseudopilin produces the protein MPHFNHIKGFSLIELIVTMLIATLISLIAIPSFTALIEQVRASSNIKVIQQTIQLGRNMAISYGSRVTICPLVDNLCSSDWSIGLSVFIDRGQKNQLDASDSLLQQTSPFHENDYIDYNRPAIRFQPDGLASGTNGTLTYCPGSVDSPYSKAVIVNQAGRVRVSNKKNIECKF, from the coding sequence ATGCCTCATTTTAATCACATAAAAGGCTTTAGTCTGATTGAGTTAATAGTAACTATGCTGATTGCCACACTAATTTCACTCATCGCAATTCCCTCATTTACTGCATTAATTGAACAAGTCAGGGCAAGTAGTAATATTAAAGTGATCCAACAGACCATTCAATTAGGCCGAAATATGGCAATCAGTTATGGCTCGAGGGTAACAATTTGCCCTTTAGTCGACAACTTGTGTTCATCGGATTGGAGTATTGGGTTAAGTGTATTTATTGACCGTGGGCAAAAAAACCAACTTGATGCCAGTGATAGCTTACTCCAACAAACATCTCCTTTTCATGAAAATGATTACATTGACTACAATCGTCCCGCGATTAGATTTCAACCCGATGGATTAGCTTCAGGCACTAATGGAACATTAACGTATTGCCCAGGCTCTGTTGACAGTCCTTATTCAAAAGCGGTAATTGTTAATCAAGCTGGTAGGGTAAGAGTATCAAACAAGAAAAATATAGAATGTAAATTTTAA
- the pilV gene encoding type IV pilus modification protein PilV: MSPKRNGFSLIEVMVSLVILVIGLIGIFNLHLVAKKGSFESFQQTQASYYVNDIINRMRINSGQLATYAGTYTGTTITSATSCDVAVGGNVNCTNIETRNWDLYQWERAFLGENEKSSDNKNVGGLDSPTACIDIDASNNVTVVMTWKGVRSSSDGTADKSAFIKGCGSSSDRRRALVVNTAIII, encoded by the coding sequence ATGTCGCCAAAAAGGAATGGATTTTCCTTAATCGAAGTTATGGTCTCACTGGTTATTCTAGTGATAGGCCTTATAGGTATTTTTAATCTTCATTTAGTTGCCAAGAAGGGCAGTTTCGAATCTTTTCAGCAAACTCAAGCGTCATATTATGTTAATGATATTATTAATCGTATGCGCATCAATAGCGGTCAACTTGCGACTTATGCTGGTACCTACACAGGTACAACGATTACATCAGCTACGTCTTGCGATGTTGCAGTTGGTGGTAATGTCAATTGTACTAATATTGAAACCAGAAACTGGGACCTGTACCAATGGGAACGGGCATTTTTAGGTGAAAATGAAAAATCCTCTGACAATAAAAATGTAGGTGGTTTAGATTCGCCTACGGCCTGTATTGATATCGACGCTAGCAATAATGTCACCGTAGTTATGACTTGGAAAGGCGTTAGATCTTCATCAGATGGTACTGCAGACAAAAGTGCTTTTATTAAAGGGTGTGGTTCTAGTAGCGATAGACGACGAGCATTGGTTGTCAATACGGCGATTATAATATGA